The following proteins are encoded in a genomic region of Arcobacter cloacae:
- a CDS encoding nickel-dependent hydrogenase large subunit — translation MAQKHLVIDPITRIEGHLRIEAIIDENNVVTDAYSSSTMFRGIEEILKGRDPRDCGLLAMRICGVCTGTHYQRSIEAVEHAFGVTIPKNARLVRNLIQGALYLHDHVVHFYHLHALDWVDITEALKADPKATVAEAQKWAAVSGQRAWNASEDTYIQVQERVTKYVKQGRLGIFGNAYWGSKGFKLTPEQNLIGLSHYLDALELQRDMAKMMAIFGGKNPHPQSFVVGGVTCVQDIKNPARIAEFKQLLKRSRKFIKEAYLPDVYMAGTMYADEALEGIGGGIGNFMSFGDFNLDDLPFYKSAKLFPAGIVKNRDLSKVYEVDQSKITEDVTHAWYEGTTNLHPYDGVTKPNYTGFGKKENNIAYLDTKNKYSWIKSPLYDDERMEVGPLARMVVGVASGDEKISKYVTTFLKNGNLPTTVLFSTVGRTAARAIETELMADVMMDWVDELAINVAHGDLSTWTEFNFDNVSKDAQGYGMAEAPRGGLGHWVKIKDGKVANYQAVVPSTWNAAPRDYKGRLGAYEASLIGTKVANPDQPLEILRTIHSFDPCIACAVHIIDTNGKELGVYKVDPIGGTSRA, via the coding sequence ATGGCACAAAAACATTTAGTAATAGATCCAATTACAAGAATAGAGGGACATCTTAGAATTGAAGCAATCATTGATGAAAATAATGTTGTTACTGATGCTTACTCTTCTTCAACGATGTTTAGAGGTATTGAAGAGATTTTAAAAGGAAGAGACCCAAGAGATTGTGGACTTTTAGCTATGAGAATTTGTGGAGTTTGTACAGGAACTCACTATCAAAGAAGTATAGAAGCTGTTGAACATGCTTTTGGAGTAACAATTCCAAAAAATGCAAGGCTAGTGAGAAATCTAATTCAAGGTGCTTTATATTTACATGACCACGTAGTACATTTTTATCATCTTCATGCACTTGACTGGGTTGATATCACAGAAGCTTTAAAAGCAGATCCAAAAGCAACAGTTGCAGAAGCTCAAAAATGGGCAGCTGTTTCAGGACAAAGAGCTTGGAATGCAAGTGAAGATACATATATTCAAGTTCAAGAAAGAGTTACAAAATATGTAAAACAAGGTAGACTTGGAATTTTTGGAAATGCATATTGGGGAAGTAAAGGATTTAAGCTTACTCCTGAACAAAATTTAATAGGATTATCTCACTATTTAGATGCTTTAGAATTACAAAGAGATATGGCTAAAATGATGGCTATTTTTGGTGGTAAAAATCCACATCCACAATCTTTTGTAGTAGGTGGAGTAACTTGTGTTCAAGATATTAAAAATCCTGCAAGAATAGCAGAGTTTAAACAACTATTAAAAAGAAGTAGAAAGTTTATAAAAGAGGCATATTTACCAGATGTTTATATGGCTGGAACTATGTATGCTGATGAAGCTTTAGAGGGAATTGGTGGAGGAATTGGAAACTTCATGTCTTTTGGAGATTTCAATTTAGATGATTTACCATTTTATAAATCAGCAAAACTATTCCCTGCTGGAATTGTAAAAAACAGAGATTTATCAAAAGTTTATGAAGTTGACCAAAGTAAAATTACTGAAGATGTAACTCATGCTTGGTATGAGGGAACTACAAATTTACACCCTTATGATGGAGTTACAAAACCAAATTATACAGGTTTTGGAAAAAAAGAGAATAATATTGCTTATTTAGATACTAAAAATAAATATTCTTGGATTAAATCTCCATTGTATGATGATGAAAGAATGGAAGTAGGACCACTTGCTAGAATGGTAGTAGGAGTTGCAAGTGGAGATGAAAAAATCTCTAAATATGTAACAACATTCTTAAAAAATGGAAACTTACCAACAACTGTTTTATTCTCAACTGTAGGAAGAACAGCTGCAAGAGCAATCGAAACTGAACTTATGGCTGATGTTATGATGGATTGGGTTGATGAATTAGCTATAAATGTTGCACATGGTGATTTATCAACATGGACAGAATTTAATTTTGATAATGTTTCAAAAGATGCTCAAGGTTATGGAATGGCTGAAGCTCCAAGGGGAGGATTAGGTCATTGGGTAAAAATAAAAGATGGAAAAGTTGCAAATTATCAAGCAGTTGTTCCATCAACTTGGAATGCAGCACCAAGGGATTATAAAGGAAGATTAGGAGCTTATGAAGCTTCATTAATTGGTACAAAAGTAGCAAATCCAGATCAACCACTAGAGATTTTAAGAACTATCCATAGTTTTGACCCTTGTATTGCTTGTGCTGTTCATATTATTGATACTAACGGTAAAGAGTTAGGAGTTTATAAAGTAGATCCAATTGGAGGAACTAGCCGTGCCTAA
- a CDS encoding Ni/Fe hydrogenase yields MMSEKKPTVVWFSAITCNGNTHSLLSSNSSRFELFLKSFDFIYHGSLTIDKSLEDIIKNQEEIDFLLVEGAISSNEKIFTTSNDSTKNILEKLVQKSKYLIAVGSCASFGGIHAKFTQNDDVCGLKDAIEDENKKKLKHPIINLSGCPVHPEWIFQTLFSLKNFKEISLDDEGRPKELYSTLAHHGCTRNEYFEWKVEGNFGQKEGCLFYNQGCRAPMTHSSCNKILWNDINSKTRAGMPCIGCTEVDFPRNNMLETKKNMGIPLEVPLGISKRAYLSISGVAKTFKIDRLHKKLME; encoded by the coding sequence ATGATGAGTGAAAAAAAACCAACAGTTGTTTGGTTTTCAGCAATTACATGTAATGGGAATACCCACTCCTTATTAAGTTCAAATTCTAGTAGATTTGAACTCTTTTTAAAAAGTTTTGATTTTATTTATCATGGTAGTTTAACTATTGATAAATCTTTAGAAGATATTATCAAAAATCAAGAAGAAATAGATTTCTTATTAGTTGAAGGAGCTATTTCTTCTAATGAAAAAATCTTTACAACTTCAAATGATTCAACAAAAAATATTTTAGAAAAATTAGTTCAAAAGTCTAAGTATCTTATTGCAGTTGGTTCTTGTGCTTCTTTTGGTGGAATTCATGCAAAATTTACCCAAAATGATGATGTTTGTGGTTTAAAAGATGCTATTGAAGATGAAAATAAAAAAAAGTTAAAACATCCAATAATAAATCTTTCAGGTTGTCCTGTTCATCCTGAATGGATTTTTCAAACCCTTTTTAGTTTGAAAAATTTTAAAGAAATATCTTTAGATGATGAAGGTAGACCAAAAGAGTTATATAGTACTTTAGCTCATCATGGTTGTACAAGAAATGAGTATTTTGAATGGAAAGTTGAAGGAAATTTTGGACAAAAAGAGGGTTGTTTATTTTACAATCAAGGATGTCGTGCTCCTATGACACATAGTTCTTGCAATAAAATTCTTTGGAATGATATAAACTCTAAAACAAGGGCAGGTATGCCTTGTATTGGTTGTACTGAAGTTGATTTTCCAAGAAATAATATGCTTGAAACAAAGAAAAATATGGGAATTCCTTTGGAAGTTCCTTTAGGAATTTCTAAAAGAGCATATTTAAGTATAAGTGGAGTTGCTAAAACTTTTAAAATAGATAGACTTCATAAAAAATTGATGGAATAG
- the hypF gene encoding carbamoyltransferase HypF, producing MRTFKLQIKGIVQGVGFRPFVYNLALKHHIKGWVNNDDKGVNILLYASYLNINLFIEELKQNPPKLSKINEINIKEITFLEEFKTFEIKQSLNTNNKSTIISADIAICDDCIEDINDVSNHRYNYALTNCTNCGPRYSIINTVPYDRCNTSMKDFILCSKCKDEYENPLNRRYHAQPVSCEVCGPNVTLYNKNNIKISYNLEAIEKTANLINQGYILAVKGMGGFHLICDATNDKVVNRLRYIKNRPTKPYALMFKDVNSIKNYTNLNLEEEEILTSKEKPIVLLEKKENSSISSFVAPNVNKLGCFIAYTGIHHLLFRYIDKPLIATSANLKDEPIIKTKEDIFSKLVDVIDFILDYNREIVNSCDDSIIQVVKKYNIKLRNARGYAPTLIKLNESLDKKILSLGANQKSTISLAFENNLILSPYIADLNSIESLEYFIRTIKTFKNFYDFKPDVVICDKHPNYESTKFAFKLKEENPNIKLIQVQHHYAHILSVMAENSLDEEVLGFAFDGTGFGEDGNIWGGEVLIASRKEYKRIKHIEYFKLLGTEIAIKEPKRVALSLLFDIFTLEEILNLDIPTTKAFSHTQIKTLHTMWQKGLNAPLCSSIGRLFDAISSFADILHTQTYEGETGLQIELNYDSSINACFSYEILEKTIDIKPMIREIIKEKDKKTICSKFINTLVNIILEISNSYKNLPVVLSGGVFQNKILLELLIDKFQEEGRVFYFNIDVPSNDSGISLGQIYHQFT from the coding sequence ATGAGAACTTTTAAACTACAAATAAAAGGTATAGTCCAAGGTGTAGGATTTCGTCCTTTTGTCTATAATCTTGCTTTAAAACATCACATAAAAGGGTGGGTTAATAATGATGATAAGGGTGTAAATATTTTACTTTATGCTTCTTATTTAAATATAAATTTATTTATAGAAGAACTAAAACAAAATCCTCCAAAACTTTCAAAAATAAATGAAATAAATATAAAAGAAATAACTTTTTTAGAAGAGTTTAAAACCTTTGAAATTAAACAAAGTTTAAATACAAATAATAAGTCAACTATCATATCTGCTGATATAGCAATTTGTGATGATTGTATAGAAGATATTAATGATGTGTCTAATCATAGGTATAATTATGCTTTAACAAATTGTACAAATTGTGGTCCTAGATACTCTATTATTAATACAGTTCCATATGATAGATGTAATACTTCTATGAAAGATTTTATATTATGTTCAAAATGTAAAGATGAGTATGAAAATCCTTTAAATAGAAGGTATCATGCACAGCCTGTTTCTTGCGAAGTTTGTGGACCAAATGTAACTTTGTATAATAAAAATAATATAAAAATATCATACAACTTAGAAGCTATTGAAAAAACTGCTAATCTAATCAATCAAGGATATATCTTAGCTGTTAAAGGAATGGGTGGTTTTCACCTAATATGTGATGCAACAAATGATAAAGTTGTAAATAGGTTAAGATATATTAAGAATAGACCAACTAAGCCTTATGCTCTAATGTTTAAAGATGTTAATAGTATTAAAAATTATACAAATTTAAATTTGGAAGAAGAAGAGATTTTAACTTCAAAAGAGAAACCTATAGTTCTTCTGGAAAAAAAAGAAAATAGCTCAATATCTTCTTTTGTTGCTCCAAATGTAAATAAATTAGGATGTTTTATAGCTTATACAGGAATACATCATTTATTGTTTAGATATATAGATAAACCCCTTATTGCAACCAGTGCAAACTTAAAAGATGAACCAATTATAAAAACTAAAGAGGATATTTTTAGTAAACTAGTAGATGTTATAGATTTTATCCTTGATTATAATAGAGAAATTGTAAATAGTTGTGATGATTCTATTATACAAGTTGTTAAAAAATATAATATCAAATTAAGAAACGCTAGAGGATATGCTCCAACACTAATAAAATTAAATGAAAGTTTAGACAAAAAGATTTTATCTCTTGGGGCTAATCAGAAATCAACAATAAGTTTGGCTTTTGAAAATAATTTAATTTTATCTCCTTATATAGCAGATTTAAACTCTATTGAATCACTTGAATATTTTATTCGTACAATAAAGACATTTAAAAATTTTTATGATTTTAAACCTGATGTTGTGATTTGTGATAAACATCCAAACTATGAATCAACAAAATTTGCTTTTAAACTAAAAGAGGAAAATCCAAATATAAAATTGATACAAGTTCAACATCATTATGCTCACATTCTTTCTGTAATGGCTGAAAATAGTCTTGATGAAGAGGTTTTGGGTTTTGCTTTTGATGGAACAGGTTTTGGTGAAGATGGGAATATTTGGGGAGGTGAAGTTTTAATAGCCTCAAGAAAAGAGTATAAACGAATTAAGCATATAGAGTATTTTAAGCTATTAGGTACAGAAATAGCCATTAAAGAGCCAAAAAGAGTAGCTTTATCTTTGTTATTTGATATTTTTACTTTAGAAGAGATATTAAATTTAGATATTCCTACAACAAAAGCATTTAGTCATACCCAAATCAAAACTTTACATACAATGTGGCAAAAGGGTTTAAATGCACCTTTATGTAGCTCTATAGGGCGTTTATTTGATGCTATCTCATCTTTTGCAGATATTTTACATACTCAAACTTATGAGGGTGAAACAGGGCTTCAAATCGAGTTAAATTATGATAGTTCTATAAATGCTTGTTTTTCTTATGAGATTTTGGAAAAAACTATAGATATTAAACCTATGATAAGAGAAATAATAAAAGAAAAAGATAAAAAAACTATTTGTTCAAAATTTATAAATACTCTTGTTAATATAATTTTAGAAATTTCAAATTCTTATAAAAATCTTCCAGTTGTTTTAAGTGGAGGAGTTTTTCAAAATAAAATTTTACTTGAACTTTTGATTGATAAATTTCAAGAAGAGGGTAGAGTTTTTTACTTTAATATTGATGTTCCATCAAATGATTCAGGTATTAGTCTAGGGCAAATATATCATCAATTTACATAA
- a CDS encoding TetR/AcrR family transcriptional regulator: protein MSTSKENKKNNIIENALKLFSQKGFYNTTIPDIAKAMKMSVGNMYNYFTSKEELAKFAIKYSTNILADELREVNNMDISSKEKIYMFVRKYLENVQKSPEVIEYFLRVYLSNREVFKQGCEGFLCVGEFVTEVMILLDDGAQKKEFREQEFFPAFGMIMGSLGGFAFLSGENVLDKDLLSYSDAVAENIYRALKYDE from the coding sequence ATATCTACTTCAAAAGAAAATAAAAAAAATAATATCATAGAAAATGCTTTAAAGCTTTTCTCTCAAAAAGGTTTTTATAATACCACAATTCCAGATATTGCAAAAGCTATGAAAATGAGTGTTGGAAATATGTACAACTACTTTACTTCAAAAGAGGAATTAGCTAAATTTGCAATTAAATATTCAACGAATATTTTGGCTGATGAATTAAGAGAAGTTAATAATATGGATATATCTTCAAAAGAGAAGATTTATATGTTTGTAAGAAAATATTTAGAAAATGTTCAAAAGTCACCTGAAGTAATTGAGTATTTTTTAAGGGTTTATTTATCAAATAGAGAAGTTTTCAAGCAAGGCTGTGAAGGTTTTTTGTGTGTTGGCGAGTTTGTAACAGAAGTTATGATTTTACTTGATGATGGTGCGCAAAAAAAAGAGTTTAGAGAACAAGAATTTTTTCCTGCATTTGGTATGATAATGGGAAGTTTAGGTGGTTTTGCCTTTTTAAGTGGTGAAAATGTTTTAGATAAAGATTTGTTAAGTTATTCAGATGCAGTTGCTGAAAATATTTATCGAGCATTAAAGTATGATGAGTGA
- a CDS encoding nickel-dependent hydrogenase large subunit encodes MKTVDLVERIEGEAKLICSWKDNKVSDARIDFLNFRGFEYILEGKSPLDALIYTPRICGICGQAHLKATVEALENIYENINEKIEISNKAKLLRQIGLNIEIIDSHIKWFYLFIMPDIIKLHSNDLGIYAPLKGKRWLEACKTASETIKALAIIGGQWPHTSYMNVGGVMSDPTRMDLINMQNYLQMTIDFFENSISGVSLEDYLSFDSLNDLEKLDKDMKYFKELCFKYHLNIYGKSHNRFISLAESNLFRSGKIKQKIVNKIDLSKIAESSEYTFSLNEEENSSKKHTWSKLVTYNDSFFETGPLARAIISNRRFIKELHKSFDDSVFTRVMARVDEMAFLINDTKSLISKIDLLENSFIKPKLSLNDIEKASGISVTEACRGSLYHKIDIENGKIKAYDVITPTVWNLGPSNKKEKGIAQKAIIGSPNIEIAKIVLRSFDVCSVCTTH; translated from the coding sequence ATGAAAACAGTTGATTTAGTTGAAAGAATTGAAGGAGAAGCAAAACTAATTTGTAGTTGGAAAGACAATAAAGTAAGTGATGCAAGAATTGATTTTCTAAATTTTAGAGGATTTGAATATATATTAGAGGGAAAATCACCTTTAGATGCTTTGATTTATACTCCAAGAATTTGTGGAATTTGCGGACAAGCACATCTAAAAGCAACCGTTGAAGCACTAGAAAATATCTATGAAAATATAAATGAAAAAATTGAAATTTCAAATAAAGCTAAACTTTTAAGACAAATAGGTTTAAATATAGAGATTATAGATTCTCATATAAAATGGTTTTATCTTTTTATTATGCCAGATATTATAAAACTACATAGTAATGATTTAGGAATTTATGCACCTTTAAAAGGAAAAAGATGGCTTGAAGCTTGTAAAACTGCAAGTGAAACCATAAAGGCTCTTGCTATTATAGGTGGGCAGTGGCCTCATACTTCATATATGAATGTTGGTGGAGTTATGAGTGATCCTACTAGAATGGATTTGATTAATATGCAAAACTATCTTCAAATGACTATTGATTTTTTTGAAAACTCTATTAGTGGAGTTAGTTTAGAAGACTATTTATCTTTTGATAGTTTGAATGATTTGGAAAAATTAGATAAAGATATGAAGTATTTTAAAGAACTTTGTTTTAAATATCATCTAAATATATATGGAAAATCACACAATAGATTTATAAGTTTAGCAGAATCAAATCTTTTTAGAAGTGGAAAAATAAAACAAAAAATAGTAAATAAAATCGATTTATCTAAAATAGCTGAAAGTAGTGAATATACTTTTTCTTTAAATGAAGAGGAAAATAGTTCTAAAAAACATACTTGGAGTAAATTAGTTACTTACAATGATAGTTTTTTTGAGACAGGTCCACTTGCAAGAGCAATTATTTCAAATAGAAGATTTATAAAAGAGTTACATAAAAGTTTTGATGATAGCGTTTTTACAAGAGTAATGGCAAGAGTTGATGAAATGGCATTTTTGATAAATGATACTAAATCTTTAATTTCAAAAATAGATTTATTAGAAAACTCTTTTATAAAACCAAAACTCTCTTTAAATGATATAGAAAAAGCAAGTGGAATATCAGTTACAGAAGCTTGTAGAGGCTCTTTATATCATAAAATTGATATTGAAAATGGCAAAATAAAAGCTTATGATGTTATTACTCCAACTGTTTGGAATTTAGGACCTTCTAATAAAAAAGAAAAAGGAATTGCACAAAAAGCAATAATTGGTTCGCCAAATATAGAAATTGCAAAAATAGTTCTTAGAAGTTTTGATGTGTGTTCTGTTTGTACAACCCATTAG
- a CDS encoding hydrogenase maturation protease produces the protein MKNIVIGVGNMLFKDEGIGIYASEYIRQNYEFDDETLEIIDGGTLGFKLMTYFQEYDNVIILDTVSIEDEVGGIYRLPSDVLLGLGNYRKTAHEVEIVEMLEIVSVLDSHATVTIIGIIPEDIISVGIGLTKTMEDKFEEFILNGIKEIESLGIKAKKVNNIPISDVVKSMIGSYNGEHLTRIPNEEDFTHAINL, from the coding sequence ATGAAAAATATAGTTATTGGTGTTGGAAATATGCTTTTTAAAGATGAAGGCATTGGAATTTACGCAAGTGAGTATATAAGACAAAATTACGAGTTTGATGATGAAACTTTAGAGATTATTGATGGTGGAACATTGGGCTTTAAATTAATGACATATTTTCAAGAGTATGATAATGTAATTATTTTAGATACGGTTTCTATTGAAGATGAGGTAGGAGGAATTTATAGACTTCCTTCTGATGTTCTTTTAGGACTTGGAAACTATAGAAAAACAGCCCATGAGGTTGAAATAGTGGAGATGTTAGAAATTGTATCTGTTTTAGATTCTCATGCAACAGTGACAATTATAGGAATAATCCCAGAAGATATTATAAGTGTTGGGATAGGACTTACAAAAACAATGGAAGATAAATTTGAAGAGTTTATTTTAAATGGTATAAAAGAGATAGAAAGTCTTGGTATAAAAGCTAAAAAAGTAAATAATATACCAATTAGTGATGTTGTAAAAAGTATGATAGGAAGTTATAATGGAGAACATTTAACTAGAATTCCAAATGAAGAAGATTTTACCCATGCAATTAATTTATAA
- a CDS encoding hydrogenase small subunit, whose amino-acid sequence MIDSAQMVKKIFTQKSGRVETNKGEEYYNSLFEKAKNRLKSLRAQPALRDVDIMDVLETEGVNRRDFMKWVSATTATLMLPPMFAPLVAEATELMNRVPVIWIELQDCAGNTEALLRSSAPTVDDLLFDVLSLEFHHALMACAGHDAEHQLDEAMEHFKGKYLLFVEGSIPTGMNGNYGTIGPAGETFQEHLMRLSKDAAAVVAVGTCATFGGVPAAAPNPTKAVGVMDLVRGKPVVNIPACPANPANMVGVVLHYVLTGQIPELDSLLRPKFAFGYRIHDNCERRAHFDAGEFVEEWGDEGAKNNWCLYKVGCKGPMTFNNCSIIRYNEGTNWPIGAGHGCIGCSEPDFWDKYAYQRPMANAKIKPPTGGVERTVDEFGLALLTATAVGIGVHAVASVVANKKSKEEEEK is encoded by the coding sequence ATGATTGATTCAGCGCAGATGGTAAAAAAAATTTTTACCCAAAAATCAGGAAGAGTAGAAACAAATAAAGGTGAAGAGTATTATAACTCTTTATTTGAAAAAGCAAAAAATAGATTAAAATCTTTAAGAGCACAACCAGCACTTAGAGATGTTGATATTATGGATGTATTAGAAACAGAGGGTGTAAACAGAAGAGATTTCATGAAGTGGGTTAGTGCAACAACTGCTACACTTATGCTTCCTCCTATGTTTGCTCCACTTGTTGCTGAAGCAACTGAGTTAATGAATAGAGTTCCAGTTATTTGGATTGAATTACAAGATTGTGCAGGAAACACTGAAGCACTTTTAAGAAGTAGCGCTCCAACGGTTGATGATTTATTATTTGATGTTTTAAGTTTAGAGTTTCACCATGCTTTAATGGCATGTGCAGGACATGACGCTGAACATCAATTAGATGAAGCAATGGAACATTTTAAAGGTAAATATTTACTTTTTGTAGAGGGGTCAATTCCTACAGGTATGAATGGAAATTATGGAACTATTGGACCTGCTGGTGAGACTTTTCAAGAGCATTTAATGAGACTATCAAAAGATGCGGCAGCTGTTGTTGCTGTTGGAACTTGTGCTACATTTGGTGGAGTTCCAGCAGCTGCTCCAAATCCAACAAAAGCAGTTGGAGTTATGGATTTAGTAAGAGGAAAACCAGTGGTTAATATTCCTGCTTGCCCAGCAAATCCAGCTAATATGGTAGGAGTTGTACTTCATTATGTTTTAACAGGTCAAATTCCAGAACTTGATTCTTTATTACGACCAAAATTTGCATTTGGTTATAGAATTCATGATAACTGTGAAAGAAGAGCTCACTTTGATGCTGGTGAATTTGTTGAAGAGTGGGGAGATGAAGGTGCTAAAAATAACTGGTGTTTATACAAAGTAGGGTGTAAAGGTCCTATGACTTTTAATAACTGCTCAATTATTAGATATAACGAAGGTACAAACTGGCCAATTGGTGCAGGACATGGATGTATTGGATGTTCTGAGCCAGATTTCTGGGATAAATATGCTTATCAAAGACCAATGGCAAATGCTAAGATAAAACCTCCTACAGGTGGAGTTGAAAGAACAGTTGATGAATTTGGACTTGCTTTATTAACAGCAACAGCAGTTGGTATTGGAGTTCATGCAGTAGCTTCTGTTGTAGCTAATAAAAAATCAAAAGAAGAAGAGGAAAAATAA
- a CDS encoding cytochrome b/b6 domain-containing protein: MTATMRIIHWLNAICMIIAVITGLYIGYPYYQTLIADPAVDKYVMAWNRWWHFMAAIIFDVTAIIVGYLYFFSRFEKPYKKLIPNKQNLVEFWEVFLNLITFNKRKKFDSSHSDSYNIVFFTIFHLLLVFMLFTGLQLYVHGLASGESSIGTWWPWMLHLVTDWTLVVFGGNMGVRIAHHYAMYFILVWVMCHIYYQIWRTIFWKEGDIAIVIGGSKFVKEEDKKD; this comes from the coding sequence ATGACTGCTACTATGAGAATCATACATTGGCTAAATGCTATATGTATGATAATAGCAGTTATAACCGGTTTATATATAGGTTACCCTTATTATCAAACATTAATAGCTGATCCCGCAGTGGATAAGTATGTAATGGCTTGGAATAGATGGTGGCATTTTATGGCAGCAATTATCTTTGATGTTACTGCTATTATAGTTGGTTATTTATATTTCTTTTCAAGATTTGAAAAACCTTATAAAAAATTAATTCCAAATAAACAAAATCTTGTTGAATTTTGGGAAGTATTTTTAAATTTAATTACTTTTAATAAAAGAAAAAAGTTTGATTCATCACATAGTGATAGTTATAATATTGTATTTTTTACAATTTTCCATTTATTATTAGTATTTATGTTATTTACAGGACTTCAACTTTATGTACATGGTTTAGCTTCAGGGGAGAGTTCAATTGGAACTTGGTGGCCTTGGATGCTTCATTTAGTGACTGATTGGACTTTAGTAGTATTTGGTGGAAATATGGGAGTTAGAATTGCTCATCATTATGCAATGTATTTTATACTTGTTTGGGTAATGTGTCATATTTATTATCAAATTTGGAGAACAATCTTCTGGAAAGAGGGTGATATTGCCATTGTTATAGGTGGAAGTAAATTTGTAAAAGAAGAAGATAAAAAGGACTAA